A single Drosophila miranda strain MSH22 chromosome XR, D.miranda_PacBio2.1, whole genome shotgun sequence DNA region contains:
- the LOC108153535 gene encoding divergent protein kinase domain 1C, which translates to MLSALRRKLRFGMQRTVLIAVLLAVGLFSYAFLNLKFCFKLMSHRSLNLMCQKFEQQEYSGSLCEELCGAQSTFDNFQCPLNDMKTILFTAEKNGDMYAVKLARHNDDELSWKNTKGESIYPKIEEFHEIVKLHIILAYNVTLDDNMIRALVNQEIADDNSQQMVSFWRLFKDNNYMMGKLFDEESVFPAVLGSCGPYYATEGLEIVQSNPSIMQYLASNRQQRLKHALNIMEYIFRMDEMKPEPLKMCKMQVNRFGTTPERRLKYQSAEHVYVESQLDKRLSRGVKCQSDKDCHFHSCRGMCNEERHACTHIQQNNNFQIFCEHILLGGGTFQPGLLSGVRLTRPMQKVVKMCVQPPKEHQVPGRHQAPNMQLAVRLYNDLKQLYQAAAAAAGNEAGEDGPGPRQIEDQRGD; encoded by the exons ATGTTGTCCGCCCTGCGTCGGAAACTTCGGTTTGGAATGCAGCGAACAGTTCTCATTGCGGTCCTGCTGGCGGTGGGCCTATTCAGCTATGCCTTCctcaacctaaaattctgctTCAAGCTCATGTCGCACAGGAGTCTCAATCTCATG TGTCAGAAGTTTGAGCAGCAGGAGTACAGTGGCTCGCTATGCGAAGAGCTATGCGGGGCACAGTCCACATTCGACAACTTCCAGTGTCCGCTGAATGACATGAAGACCATTCTGTTTACGGCCGAAAAGAATGGTGATATGTATGCGGTGAAG CTGGCCAGGCACAACGATGACGAGTTGAGCTGGAAGAACACCAAGGGGGAGTCGATTTACCCAAAGATTGAGGAGTTCCATGAGATTGTCAAGCTACACATTATACTCGCTTACAATGTCACCCTCGACGATAACATG ATACGCGCCTTGGTCAACCAGGAGATTGCCGATGACAACTCCCAGCAGATGGTCAGCTTCTGGCGATTGTTCAAGGATAACAACTACATGATGGGGAAGCTTTTCGACGAGGAGTCTGTATTCCCAGCAGTACTCGGGTCTTGCGGGCCCTACTATGCCACCGAAGGACTGGAGATAGTGCAATCGAATCCCAGCATTATGCAGTACTT AGCCTCTAATCGGCAGCAGCGTCTGAAGCACGCTCTCAACATTATGGAGTACATCTTCCGCATGGACGAGATGAAGCCAGAGCCCTTGAAAATGTGCAAGATGCAGGTGAATCGATTTGGCACCACGCCCGAGCGTCGCCTCAAGTACCAGAGCGCCGAGCACGTGTACGTCGAGAGTCAGCTGGACAAACGCCTGTCCCGCGGGGTGAAGTGCCAAAGCGACAAGGACTGCCACTTCCACTCCTGTCGCGGAATGTGCAACGAGGAGCGACATGCTTGCACCCACATCCAGCAGAACAACAACTTCCAGATTTTTTGTGAACACATACTCCTGGGCGGCGGAACCTTTCAGCCTGGACTCTTGAGTGGTGTGCGGCTCACGCGACCCATGCAGAAGGTGGTGAAAATGTGCGTGCAGCCGCCCAAGGAGCACCAGGTGCCAGGCCGCCACCAGGCTCCAAATATGCAGCTCGCCGTGCGGCTCTACAATGATCTGAAGCAGCTGTACcaagcggcggcggcggctgcagGAAACGAGGCTGGCGAGGACGGACCCGGACCGCGTCAGATTGAGGATCAACGCGGCGACTAA
- the LOC108152190 gene encoding LOW QUALITY PROTEIN: glucose transporter type 1 (The sequence of the model RefSeq protein was modified relative to this genomic sequence to represent the inferred CDS: substituted 1 base at 1 genomic stop codon), giving the protein MDKPCQINDMATIGDISSMIISPPTSSISNDQDPFGQLPPLPPPLRSTQVLQPLSVFPVSNLSEDSYDYVFGGRRKNPPSTTSQQLKLTSPPVRLRPEDAYRGGAENIQNNGRFYRHSFSYAPKRQRHTSSSSRDDRDRESRLRCHGEDEATLRQLLLDLQKQVSVMSMNLSAKLDELQRGDRHLETTVALCEIRTQLQELTKSVESCQSEVSEVKRDMVAIKHELDTVQQVKEEIEELREYVDRLEEHTHRRKLRLLEQGLTFFLTYSIFSAVLGMLQFGYNTGVINAPEKNIENFMKDVYKDRYGEDISEEFIQQLYSVAVSIFAIGGMLGGFSGGWMANRFGRKGGLLLNNVLGISGACLMGFTKVSHSYEMLFLGRFIIGVNCGLNTSLVPMYISEIAPLNLRGGLGTVNQLAVTVGLLLSQVLGIEQILGTNEGWPILLGLAICPAILQLILLPVCPESPRYLLITKQWEEEARKALRRLRASGSVEEDIEEMRAEERAQQAESHISTMELICSPTLRPPLIIGIVMQLSQQFSGINAVFYYSTSLFMSSGLTEESAKFATIGIGAIMVVMTLVSIPLMDRTGRRTLHLYGLGGMFIFSIFITISFLIKEMIDWMSYLSVVATLGFVVFFAVGPGSIPWMITAELFSQGPRPSAMAIAVLVNWMANFVVGIGFPSMKTALENYTFLPFSVFLAIFWIFTYKKVPETKNKTFEEILALFRHNNGRSMLNCTNSLEPQSMNSGIEHAALMVSEEKTQHDSPASERFLDGGRSTHQGRSGVSAPHHLRQQAPVCPNSGPXLRNASPPETASARSVSRAEEMPMPMSMQQQQQQQQQQSHHQSRYATHEYVHCSYEKDVVCDQAAPSQQPQQMPQQQQQQQQPPPHSHSHKHEPNQETVSILSHCHQMQQQQQPVQPLQPLQNQPRKPHSHSPHHSRHTSPHSHHSHHHHYRRRRRQGSGSLPGAHTTSTHHSGHHSAAGTTTRHGAVCAASRRHRSVTDVSTNSCQDPSCADREVQEIMVRKSCCTSSSRTELAQFFAEDLYGSSSRRPSSCCTSSDYCYQTDSTSLYGSRSSLSRNNSIKSASAAMRKQQRLQHRQPSYTSISLRGLNASRPNSQLGSLTSIFDRAKQMAGELKAGEDAAGSTLERQSSKGALSNDLPEYACSPSPIRWSFLADGKSPTDFEGAVGGEEEEKLDAWQVPEPEPGKKPCRKITSAETACWKSGSVYDEGPSTSAAAAARKRRGSNYHCEFEEESTTVLFHQDPGESFNNCCNNYIQCNSYLDQDLQITSEDIHQYLSKGDPTAADVLNNSKNYPFQPSNALEFQYKNNFQQGGGNNNNTNTTNTASSDAGECFQSYRASSKETNLNQTATTVTTTPTGTRPGTGTSTEPMSPTNINLSTSSNNINIVFSSSLERNANEVKFINNRSGGGTSDESGMVGCEGHHAGYLPYTFPSYDYTNMSGNSHFEKSLGIDELPKEFNGVDASTTSEHSSSLPSPSPQPLYHQHQQQQFHHFESFDAPSEHNLLSQPMSPGSPLSGSVNPAGDDDFVQMHHYHASTASTSTSHSHAHHHSQTQTQSHPQSQSHHSHAHAHTHAHGHGHHMLQHQPQAAHATRYEDPLAGSGVLKRVRKRARNFLRKK; this is encoded by the exons CCTGCCAGATCAATGACATGGCGACCATTGGTGACATATCATCGATGATCATCTCACCGCCGACGTCTTCCATTTCGAACGATCAAGATCCGTTTGGACAGCTGCCACCGCTACCACCGCCACTGCGTTCCACCCAAGTGCTGCAGCCATTGAGCGTATTTCCAG TGTCCAATTTGAGCGAAGATTCCTACGATTATGTGTTTGGTGGTCGACGTAAGAATCCGCCCTCAACAACGTCACAACAACTCAAGCTGACATCACCGCCAGTGCGATTGCGACCAGAAG ACGCCTATCGTGGTGGTGCAGAGAATATACAAAACAACGGCCGTTTCTATCGTCATTCGTTTAGCTATGCCCCCAAGCGGCAGCGCCACACCTCCTCCTCGAGTCGGGATGATCGTGATCGTGAATCGAGATTGAGATGTCATGGAGAGGACGAGGCCACATTGCGCCAATTGCTGCTCGA TTTGCAAAAGCAAGTTAGCGTGATGAGCATGAATCTATCAGCGAAACTCGATGAGCTGCAGCGAGGCGATCGACACCTGGAGACGACAGTCGCCTTGTGCGAAATTCGCACTCAGCTCCAAGAGCTGACCAAATCCGTGGAGTCCTGCCAGAGTGAAGTCTCAGAG GTCAAACGTGATATGGTGGCCATCAAACATGAACTGGACACCGTGCAGCAGGTGAAGGAGGAGATCGAGGAGCTGCGCGAATATGTCGACAGACTGGAGGAGCACACGCACCGACGGAAGCTAAGACTTTTAGAACAA ggtcTCACCTTCTTCCTCACGTACTCGATCTTCTCGGCGGTTCTGGGGATGCTGCAGTTCGGCTATAATACCGGAGTGATCAATGCCCCGGAGAAGAATATCGAGAATTTCATGAAGGATGTGTACAAGGACCGCTACGGCGAGGACATTAGCGAGGAGTTCATCCAGCAGCTCTACTCGGTGGCGGTGTCCATCTTTGCCATTGGCGGCATGCTCGGCGGTTTCAGTGGCGGCTGGATGGCCAATCGATTTGGCAG AAAAGGCGGCCTACTATTGAATAATGTACTTGGAATATCGGGTGCTTGTTTGATGGGTTTTACCAAAGTTAGTCATTCCTATGAAATGTTATTCCTTGGCCGATTTATAATTGGCGTTAATTGTG GCCTCAATACATCTCTAGTGCCGATGTACATCTCGGAGATAGCGCCACTGAATCTACGCGGTGGCTTAGGTACTGTTAATCAATTGGCTGTGACTGTAGGTTTACTATTATCCCAGGTCCTGGGGATCGAGCAGATCCTCGGCACCAACGAGGGCTGGCCCATACTCCTCGGCCTGGCCATATGTCCAGCAATATTGCAACTAATTTTACTGCCCGTCTGCCCAGAGTCGCCACGATATTTGCTGATTACCAAACAATGGGAGGAGGAGGCACGAAAAG CCCTTCGACGGCTCCGCGCCTCTGGCTCTGTCGAAGAGGACATTGAGGAGATGCGCGCCGAGGAGCGTGCCCAGCAGGCCGAGAGCCATATCTCCACCATGGAGCTCATCTGTTCGCCCACCCTGCGTCCCCCATTGATCATTGGCATTGTAATGCAGCTGAGTCAGCAATTCAGTGGCATCAACGCCGTCTTCTACTACTCCACATCGCTGTTCATGAGCTCGGGTTTGACGGAGGAGAGCGCCAAGTTTGCTACGATAGGCATAGGCGCCATAATG GTTGTAATGACACTGGTCTCCATTCCATTGATGGATCGCACGGGTCGTAGGACTCTGCACTTGTACGGCCTCGGGGGCATGTTCATCTTCTCCATTTTCATAACGATTTCGTTCTTGATCAAG GAAATGATCGACTGGATGTCCTACCTCTCGGTTGTGGCCACCCTCGGATTTGTGGTCTTCTTTGCCGTTGGCCCCGGATCCATACCATGGATGATCACCGCAGAGCTCTTCTCCCAGGGACCACGACCCAGTGCCATGGCCATTGCAGTGCTAGTGAATTGGATGGCCAATTTCGTGGTTGGCATTGGTTTCCCCAGCATGAAG ACTGCTTTGGAGAACTATACGTTCTTGCCGTTCAGCGTTTTCTTGGCCATCTTCTGGATATTCACGTACAAAAAGGTGCCCGAGACCAAGAACAAGACGTTCGAGGAGATACTGGCCCTCTTCCGACACAACAATGGCAG GAGTATGCTAAACTGCACAAATAGCTTGGAGCCACAATCAATGAATTCTGGCATCGAGCATGCCGCCTTGATGGTATCCGAGGAGAAGACCCAACATGACTCAC CTGCATCAGAGCGATTTTTAGACGGCGGCCGAAGTACACACCAGGGCCGGAGCGGTGTCTCTGCGCCCCATCACCTTCGTCAGCAAGCACCTGTCTGCCCGAACAGCGGGCCTTGACTGAGGAACGCCTCACCTCCTGAAACTGCCAGTGCTCGGTCCGTGAGTCGCGCTGAGgagatgccgatgccgatgtccatgcaacagcagcaacagcagcagcagcagcaatcgcATCACCAGTCACGATATGCCACACACGAATACGTACATTGTAGCTATGAGAAGGATGTTGTATGTGATCAAGCAGCCCCCTCGCAGCAGCCCCAACAGatgccacagcaacagcaacagcagcagcagcctccaccgcacagccacagccacaagcACGAGCCGAATCAGGAGACGGTCTCCATTCTATCACACTGCCACCaaatgcaacagcagcagcaaccagtGCAACCGCTGCAACCACTGCAGAACCAGCCACGCAAGCCACACAGCCATAGTCCGCATCATAGTCGCCACACCTCACCGCACAGCCATCACtcacatcatcatcattatcgtAGACGTCGTCGCCAGGGCAGCGGGAGTCTGCCGGGAGCCCACACCACTTCCACCCATCATTCGGGGCACCACTCGGCGGCAGGCACCACCACGCGCCACGGCGCTGTCTGCGCCGCCAGTCGTCGCCATCGCTCAGTCACGGATGTGTCCACCAATTCCTGCCAGGATCCCAGTTGCGCGGATCGTGAGGTCCAGGAGATAATGGTGCGCAAGTCCTGCTGCACTTCCTCCTCGCGCACAGAGCTGGCCCAGTTCTTCGCCGAGGATCTGTACGGCTCCTCGTCGCGACGccccagcagctgctgcaccAGCTCCGACTACTGTTACCAGACGGACTCGACGAGTCTCTACGGCTCCAGGTCCTCGCTTAGCCGCAACAATTCCATCAAGTCGGCGTCCGCAGCCATGCGGAAGCAGCAGCGACTGCAGCACCGCCAGCCGAGCTACACATCCATCTCCTTGAGGGGATTGAATGCCAGTCGCCCGAATAGCCAACTGGGATCACTGACCTCCATCTTCGACAGGGCCAAGCAGATGGCGGGGGAGCTTAAGGCAGGAGAGGACGCGGCAGGCTCTACTCTAGAGAGACAGAGCTCCAAGGGAGCTTTGAGCAACGATCTCCCCGAATACGCCTGCTCGCCTTCGCCCATCCGCTGGAGCTTCCTGGCCGACGGCAAGTCGCCGACGGATTTCGAGGGCGCTGTAGGAGGGGAAGAGGAGGAAAAGCTAGATGCCTGGCAggtgccagagccagagcccggGAAAAAGCCCTGCAGGAAGATCACCAGCGCAGAGACTGCCTGCTGGAAGAGTGGCTCTGTGTACGATGAGGGTCCCAGTACTtcggcggcggctgcagccCGGAAGCGTCGCGGCAGCAACTACCATTGCGAATTCGAGGAAGAGTCCACGACGGTGCTCTTCCATCAGGATCCCGGGGAGTCGTTCAACAACTGTTGCAACAACTACATTCAGTGCAACAGCTACTTGGACCAGGACCTGCAGATCACCAGCGAGGATATCCATCAGTATTTGTCCAAGGGCGATCCCACGGCCGCAGATGTCCTCAACAATTCGAAGAACTATCCCTTCCAGCCGAGCAATGCGCTGGAGTTTCAGTACAAGAACAACTTCCAGCAGGGCggcggcaacaacaacaatacgAACACCACGAACACAGCCTCCAGCGATGCGGGGGAGTGCTTCCAGAGCTACAGGGCCAGCTCCAAGGAGACGAACCTCAACCAAACGGCGACGACGGTGACGACGACGCCGACTGGAACTAGACCTGGGACTGGGACTTCGACGGAGCCCATGTCTCCGACCAACATCAATCTGTCGACCAGCTCGAACAACATCAATATCGTGTTTAGCAGCAGCCTCGAGCGGAATGCCAACGAAGTGAAGTTCATCAACAATCGGAGTGGAGGCGGCACCTCAGACGAGAGTGGGATGGTGGGATGCGAGGGCCATCATGCGGGGTATCTGCCGTACACCTTCCCCAGCTATGATTACACGAACATGTCGGGAAACTCGCACTTCGAGAAGTCCCTGGGGATCGATGAGCTGCCCAAAGAGTTCAACGGAGTGGACGCCTCTACTACCAGCGAGCACTCATCGTCGctgccatcgccatcgccacaGCCGCTGTAccaccaacaccagcagcagcagttccaTCACTTTGAATCCTTCGATGCTCCCTCCGAGCACAATCTCCTGTCGCAGCCCATGTCCCCGGGTTCGCCGCTTTCCGGGTCCGTGAATCCCGCTGGCGACGACGACTTTGTTCAAATGCATCACTATCACGCCTCCACAGCTTCCACCTCCACCTCGCATTCGCATGCCCATCACCACTCGCAAACGCAAACGCAATCGCACCCGCAATCGCAATCGCACCACAGTCACGCTCATGCTCACACCCATGCCCATGGCCATGGCCACCATATGCTGCAGCATCAGCCACAGGCAGCACATGCCACGCGCTACGAGGACCCACTCGCCGGGTCTGGGGTCTTGAAGAGAGTGCGCAAGCGTGCACGCAATTTCCTGCGGAAGAAGTAA
- the LOC117186167 gene encoding glucose transporter type 1-like, whose product MGPYPLSDSTNLLGPTSTPHSYGAASSGGGVGVGVGGGLGGAGGGGSSTCYTNYGTNIQTPVAARKCYHNESDYVGDDSFRRHSAHGRMSCRLQKAHKATKEHPTTRKTPNHESIYMKMPSACCLEDPPRRRQSMHSMHPKVESRTITNYTKYI is encoded by the coding sequence ATGGGTCCCTATCCCTTAAGCGACAGCACCAATCTCCTGGGTCCCACATCGACTCCCCACAGCTACGGGGCGGCCTCGAGcggaggaggagtaggagtaggagtgGGAGGAGGCCTCGGCGGTGCTGGCGGAGGAGGCTCCTCCACGTGCTACACGAACTATGGCACGAATATACAAACGCCAGTGGCAGCAAGAAAGTGCTACCACAACGAGTCCGACTACGTGGGCGACGACAGTTTCCGCCGGCACTCGGCGCACGGAAGAATGTCATGTAGGTTGCAAAAGGCACACAAAGCTACCAAAGAGCACCCAACTACTCGTAAAACACCCAATCACGAAAGCATTTACATGAAAATGCCCAGCGCGTGCTGCTTGGAAGACCCGCCGCGGCGGCGCCAGTCAATGCACTCAATGCACCCAAAAGTCGAATCTAGAACTATAACTAACTATACAAAATATATCTAG